The following proteins are co-located in the Gossypium hirsutum isolate 1008001.06 chromosome A02, Gossypium_hirsutum_v2.1, whole genome shotgun sequence genome:
- the LOC107927336 gene encoding uncharacterized protein isoform X3, giving the protein MHPKMMHGKLIIKRYLIMEFVKLCAVWDVLNTCRTVIEDDEVYSVAKLLGDLVAYRASGTGHLELLTGLALLQKHGQASKSSEHFVEAPVEHLQAALAFHKFAEAAYTGPLLDFGRNPFVFPCVWLHRQGVLTPWTRKRRPTLDGDNWLRGHAAAFINFVNLPSEVLRRGRVRQKKCEAAYFIVVLHELRTVVIAVRGTETPEDLIIDGLGRERSLTEVDLDGLINSSCIHPSVKKRVKSSFPHFGHSGIVETARDLYTQIEGYPGDESQSGGFVSSLLGVGCECEGYNLRIVGHSLGGSIAALLGIRLYGKFPNLHVYSYGPLPCVDSVVADACSDFITSIIHDNEFSTRLSVGSILRLRASAITALSENTQADTTLILRLARQFLYASKNNRIELEPEPAKSSTRSSKESEDKEQESCLYDGNDGRQNHVDIENTDLVNPFASVLNQSDDPISQFMQTVSRSENSSATDPTEMYLPGLLIHIVPQSQNLNIPLWKSWRIHDDHQKYKAFFASRDDLKDIIVSPNMFFDHLPWRCNKAMQKVVEAGNTADSPGVSHIV; this is encoded by the exons ATGCATCCCAAGATGATGCATGGAAAGCTCATTATCAAGAGATATTTGATCATGGAATTCGTGAAGCTTTGTGCTGTATGGGACGTATTGAATACTTGTAG AACTGTGATTGAAGACGATGAAGTATATTCAGTAGCAAAACTATTGGGCGATCTTGTTGCTTACCGTGCATCAGGGACTGGTCATTTAGAACTGTTGACAG GTCTAGCATTGTTGCAGAAACATGGTCAAGCCAGTAAATCCAGTGAACATTTTGTTGAGGCACCTGTAGAACACCTGCAAGCAGCTTTAGCTTTTCATAAGTTTGCTGAGGCTGCATACACG GGACCTTTgcttgattttggaagaaatccTTTTGTATTTCCTTGTGTATGGCTCCATAGGCAAGGGGTTTTAACCCCGTGGACTCGTAAAAG GCGTCCTACCCTCGATGGTGATAACTGGTTGCGAGGTCATGCAGCAGCATTTATAAATTTTGTCAATTTACCCTCTGAAGTACTTCGGAGAGGTCGTGTTCGTCAA AAAAAATGTGAAGCTGCATATTTCATTGTGGTTTTACATGAGCTAAGAACTGTAGTGATTGCCGTACGAGGAACTGAGACCCCTGAAGACCTCATAATTGATGGTTTAGGCCGGGAACGTTCCCTGACTGAGGTGGATTTGGATGGACTGATAAA TAGCAGTTGTATTCATCCTTCTGTCAAGAAACGAGTAAAATCATCTTTCCCGCACTTTGGGCACTCAGGTATAGTAGAAACTGCTAGGGATCTCTACACACAGATTGAAGGGTATCCGGGAGATG AATCTCAGTCTGGTGGCTTTGTTTCTTCATTGCTCGGAGTGGGATGTGAATGTGAAGGTTATAATTTACGCATAGTCGGGCATTCCTTGGGAGGTTCGATTGCTGCATTGCTAGGAATAAGA CTATATGGGAAATTCCCGAATTTACATGTTTATTCCTATGGACCTCTTCCATGTGTGGATTCGGTTGTGGCTGATGCATGTTCTGATTTTATAACAAG CATTATACACGACAATGAATTTTCTACCCGCCTTTCAGTTGGATCGATCCTCCGGCTTCGTGCATCTGCAATAACAGCATTATCAGAAAATACCCAAGCTGATACAACATTGATTTTGAGACTCGCACGTCAATTTCTTTATGCAAGCAAAAATAACCGTATAGAGCTTGAGCCAGAACCGGCCAAATCTTCTACCAGATCAAGCAAAG AAAGTGAGGACAAAGAGCAAGAGTCTTGCCTCTATGACGGGAATGACGGCAGACAAAACCATGTCGATATCGAGAATACCGATCTAGTTAATCCTTTTGCTTCTGTTCTGAACCAATCGGATGATCCGATATCTCAGTTTATGCAAACTGTCTCGAGATCTGAAAACAGTTCAGCCACTGATCCTACCGAGATGTATTTACCAGGTCTCCTAATTCATATAGTACCTCAATCACAAAACCTAAACATCCCTCTCTGGAAAAGCTGGCGAATCCATGACGACCATCAGAAATACAAAGCCTTCTTCGCAAGCCGAGATGATTTAAAAGATATCATCGTTTCTCCCAATATGTTCTTCGATCATCTTCCTTGGAG ATGTAACAAAGCAATGCAAAAGGTTGTGGAAGCCGGGAACACCGCAGATAGCCCGGGTGTTTCTCACATCGTGTGA
- the LOC107927336 gene encoding uncharacterized protein isoform X1: MWIKSLRLISILIGLLNLLVVVLGGIVVAISFPGCRPHKVLPIIVVSFFSAVRIGTMIGLGITQEATAKIITQNSSESQVLDAVIRQHRRVTYKAWLWWSRFAMVVTVLQILGAFYLIVNVATFVSEDVHFSTKCFVGGFPLSRAWKRKVMLSFLVMACCIAFLQCCAGSDVLRWRFYYASQDDAWKAHYQEIFDHGIREALCCMGRIEYLTVIEDDEVYSVAKLLGDLVAYRASGTGHLELLTGLALLQKHGQASKSSEHFVEAPVEHLQAALAFHKFAEAAYTGPLLDFGRNPFVFPCVWLHRQGVLTPWTRKRRPTLDGDNWLRGHAAAFINFVNLPSEVLRRGRVRQKKCEAAYFIVVLHELRTVVIAVRGTETPEDLIIDGLGRERSLTEVDLDGLINSSCIHPSVKKRVKSSFPHFGHSGIVETARDLYTQIEGYPGDESQSGGFVSSLLGVGCECEGYNLRIVGHSLGGSIAALLGIRLYGKFPNLHVYSYGPLPCVDSVVADACSDFITSIIHDNEFSTRLSVGSILRLRASAITALSENTQADTTLILRLARQFLYASKNNRIELEPEPAKSSTRSSKESEDKEQESCLYDGNDGRQNHVDIENTDLVNPFASVLNQSDDPISQFMQTVSRSENSSATDPTEMYLPGLLIHIVPQSQNLNIPLWKSWRIHDDHQKYKAFFASRDDLKDIIVSPNMFFDHLPWRCNKAMQKVVEAGNTADSPGVSHIV, encoded by the exons ATGTGGATCAAGAGCTTGAGATTAATATCTATACTTATCGGATTGTTGAATTTGCTGGTGGTTGTTTTGGGTGGAATCGTGGTTGCCATTTCATTCCCTGGATGTAGACCCCATAAAGTTTTGCCGATCATCGTTGTCTCGTTTTTTTCCGCCGTTAGGATCGGGACTATGATTGGACTGGGAATTACCCAAGAAGCTACTGCTAAGATTATAACCCAGAACTCTTCTGAATCTCAAGTACTCGATGCTGTTATTCGTCAGCATAGAAGG GTGACATATAAAGCATGGCTTTGGTGGAGCCGGTTTGCCATGGTGGTTACTGTGCTACAAATTCTGGGTGCTTTTTATCTTATAGTTAACGTGGCTACATTTGTCTCTGAAGACGTACATTTTTCAACTAAGTGTTTTGTAG GAGGGTTTCCACTCAGTCGTGCATGGAAGCGAAAAGTAATGCTTTCATTTCTGGTCATGGCTTGTTGTATTGCATTTCTACAATGTTGTGCCGGATCTGATGTCTTAAGATGGAGGTTTTATTATGCATCCCAAGATGATGCATGGAAAGCTCATTATCAAGAGATATTTGATCATGGAATTCGTGAAGCTTTGTGCTGTATGGGACGTATTGAATACTT AACTGTGATTGAAGACGATGAAGTATATTCAGTAGCAAAACTATTGGGCGATCTTGTTGCTTACCGTGCATCAGGGACTGGTCATTTAGAACTGTTGACAG GTCTAGCATTGTTGCAGAAACATGGTCAAGCCAGTAAATCCAGTGAACATTTTGTTGAGGCACCTGTAGAACACCTGCAAGCAGCTTTAGCTTTTCATAAGTTTGCTGAGGCTGCATACACG GGACCTTTgcttgattttggaagaaatccTTTTGTATTTCCTTGTGTATGGCTCCATAGGCAAGGGGTTTTAACCCCGTGGACTCGTAAAAG GCGTCCTACCCTCGATGGTGATAACTGGTTGCGAGGTCATGCAGCAGCATTTATAAATTTTGTCAATTTACCCTCTGAAGTACTTCGGAGAGGTCGTGTTCGTCAA AAAAAATGTGAAGCTGCATATTTCATTGTGGTTTTACATGAGCTAAGAACTGTAGTGATTGCCGTACGAGGAACTGAGACCCCTGAAGACCTCATAATTGATGGTTTAGGCCGGGAACGTTCCCTGACTGAGGTGGATTTGGATGGACTGATAAA TAGCAGTTGTATTCATCCTTCTGTCAAGAAACGAGTAAAATCATCTTTCCCGCACTTTGGGCACTCAGGTATAGTAGAAACTGCTAGGGATCTCTACACACAGATTGAAGGGTATCCGGGAGATG AATCTCAGTCTGGTGGCTTTGTTTCTTCATTGCTCGGAGTGGGATGTGAATGTGAAGGTTATAATTTACGCATAGTCGGGCATTCCTTGGGAGGTTCGATTGCTGCATTGCTAGGAATAAGA CTATATGGGAAATTCCCGAATTTACATGTTTATTCCTATGGACCTCTTCCATGTGTGGATTCGGTTGTGGCTGATGCATGTTCTGATTTTATAACAAG CATTATACACGACAATGAATTTTCTACCCGCCTTTCAGTTGGATCGATCCTCCGGCTTCGTGCATCTGCAATAACAGCATTATCAGAAAATACCCAAGCTGATACAACATTGATTTTGAGACTCGCACGTCAATTTCTTTATGCAAGCAAAAATAACCGTATAGAGCTTGAGCCAGAACCGGCCAAATCTTCTACCAGATCAAGCAAAG AAAGTGAGGACAAAGAGCAAGAGTCTTGCCTCTATGACGGGAATGACGGCAGACAAAACCATGTCGATATCGAGAATACCGATCTAGTTAATCCTTTTGCTTCTGTTCTGAACCAATCGGATGATCCGATATCTCAGTTTATGCAAACTGTCTCGAGATCTGAAAACAGTTCAGCCACTGATCCTACCGAGATGTATTTACCAGGTCTCCTAATTCATATAGTACCTCAATCACAAAACCTAAACATCCCTCTCTGGAAAAGCTGGCGAATCCATGACGACCATCAGAAATACAAAGCCTTCTTCGCAAGCCGAGATGATTTAAAAGATATCATCGTTTCTCCCAATATGTTCTTCGATCATCTTCCTTGGAG ATGTAACAAAGCAATGCAAAAGGTTGTGGAAGCCGGGAACACCGCAGATAGCCCGGGTGTTTCTCACATCGTGTGA
- the LOC107927336 gene encoding uncharacterized protein isoform X2: protein MWIKSLRLISILIGLLNLLVVVLGGIVVAISFPGCRPHKVLPIIVVSFFSAVRIGTMIGLGITQEATAKIITQNSSESQVLDAVIRQHRRVTYKAWLWWSRFAMVVTVLQILGAFYLIVNVATFVSEDVHFSTKCFVGGFPLSRAWKRKVMLSFLVMACCIAFLQCCAGSDVLRWRFYYASQDDAWKAHYQEIFDHGIREALCCMGRIEYLTVIEDDEVYSVAKLLGDLVAYRASGTGHLELLTGLALLQKHGQASKSSEHFVEAPVEHLQAALAFHKFAEAAYTGPLLDFGRNPFVFPCVWLHRQGVLTPWTRKRRPTLDGDNWLRGHAAAFINFVNLPSEVLRRGRVRQKKCEAAYFIVVLHELRTVVIAVRGTETPEDLIIDGLGRERSLTEVDLDGLINSSCIHPSVKKRVKSSFPHFGHSGIVETARDLYTQIEGYPGDESQSGGFVSSLLGVGCECEGYNLRIVGHSLGGSIAALLGIRLYGKFPNLHVYSYGPLPCVDSVVADACSDFITSIIHDNEFSTRLSVGSILRLRASAITALSENTQADTTLILRLARQFLYASKNNRIELEPEPAKSSTRSSKGEVFE from the exons ATGTGGATCAAGAGCTTGAGATTAATATCTATACTTATCGGATTGTTGAATTTGCTGGTGGTTGTTTTGGGTGGAATCGTGGTTGCCATTTCATTCCCTGGATGTAGACCCCATAAAGTTTTGCCGATCATCGTTGTCTCGTTTTTTTCCGCCGTTAGGATCGGGACTATGATTGGACTGGGAATTACCCAAGAAGCTACTGCTAAGATTATAACCCAGAACTCTTCTGAATCTCAAGTACTCGATGCTGTTATTCGTCAGCATAGAAGG GTGACATATAAAGCATGGCTTTGGTGGAGCCGGTTTGCCATGGTGGTTACTGTGCTACAAATTCTGGGTGCTTTTTATCTTATAGTTAACGTGGCTACATTTGTCTCTGAAGACGTACATTTTTCAACTAAGTGTTTTGTAG GAGGGTTTCCACTCAGTCGTGCATGGAAGCGAAAAGTAATGCTTTCATTTCTGGTCATGGCTTGTTGTATTGCATTTCTACAATGTTGTGCCGGATCTGATGTCTTAAGATGGAGGTTTTATTATGCATCCCAAGATGATGCATGGAAAGCTCATTATCAAGAGATATTTGATCATGGAATTCGTGAAGCTTTGTGCTGTATGGGACGTATTGAATACTT AACTGTGATTGAAGACGATGAAGTATATTCAGTAGCAAAACTATTGGGCGATCTTGTTGCTTACCGTGCATCAGGGACTGGTCATTTAGAACTGTTGACAG GTCTAGCATTGTTGCAGAAACATGGTCAAGCCAGTAAATCCAGTGAACATTTTGTTGAGGCACCTGTAGAACACCTGCAAGCAGCTTTAGCTTTTCATAAGTTTGCTGAGGCTGCATACACG GGACCTTTgcttgattttggaagaaatccTTTTGTATTTCCTTGTGTATGGCTCCATAGGCAAGGGGTTTTAACCCCGTGGACTCGTAAAAG GCGTCCTACCCTCGATGGTGATAACTGGTTGCGAGGTCATGCAGCAGCATTTATAAATTTTGTCAATTTACCCTCTGAAGTACTTCGGAGAGGTCGTGTTCGTCAA AAAAAATGTGAAGCTGCATATTTCATTGTGGTTTTACATGAGCTAAGAACTGTAGTGATTGCCGTACGAGGAACTGAGACCCCTGAAGACCTCATAATTGATGGTTTAGGCCGGGAACGTTCCCTGACTGAGGTGGATTTGGATGGACTGATAAA TAGCAGTTGTATTCATCCTTCTGTCAAGAAACGAGTAAAATCATCTTTCCCGCACTTTGGGCACTCAGGTATAGTAGAAACTGCTAGGGATCTCTACACACAGATTGAAGGGTATCCGGGAGATG AATCTCAGTCTGGTGGCTTTGTTTCTTCATTGCTCGGAGTGGGATGTGAATGTGAAGGTTATAATTTACGCATAGTCGGGCATTCCTTGGGAGGTTCGATTGCTGCATTGCTAGGAATAAGA CTATATGGGAAATTCCCGAATTTACATGTTTATTCCTATGGACCTCTTCCATGTGTGGATTCGGTTGTGGCTGATGCATGTTCTGATTTTATAACAAG CATTATACACGACAATGAATTTTCTACCCGCCTTTCAGTTGGATCGATCCTCCGGCTTCGTGCATCTGCAATAACAGCATTATCAGAAAATACCCAAGCTGATACAACATTGATTTTGAGACTCGCACGTCAATTTCTTTATGCAAGCAAAAATAACCGTATAGAGCTTGAGCCAGAACCGGCCAAATCTTCTACCAGATCAAGCAAAGGTGAAGTATTTGAATGA
- the LOC107927339 gene encoding uncharacterized protein codes for MELTELSLASSQCVSADKTCNFSPSSDFHHHQVDGFNFPSKKRKLFSDQFFNVDSQFQTSVDLQVKDPLPLDWEQCLDLESGKMYYMNRKTLEKTWNWPKDHKLDLELNISPTSSNGSEHFNGSSISSEDSNNNNKQQQHFSSTTNMVALPCLNCHLLVILPKSSPACPNCKYVHSFPTLQPTKCPNTLSLLN; via the exons ATGGAACTTACTGAGTTGTCTTTGGCTTCAAGCCAATGTGTCTCAGCTGATAAAACATGCAATTTTAGTCCATCGTCTGATTTTCATCATCATCAAGTTGATGGTTTCAATTTtccttcaaagaaaaggaagctTTTCTCAGATCAGTTCTTCAATGTTGATTCACAGTTTCAAACCAGTGTTGATCTTCAAGTTAAAGACCCTTTGCCATTAGATTGGGAACAATGCCTGGATCTTGAA tcaGGTAAAATGTACTACATGAACAGGAAAACCTTGGAAAAGACATGGAATTGGCCTAAAGATCATAAACTAGACCTGGAGCTCAACATCTCACCAACAAGCTCCAACGGCTCGGAACATTTCAATGGCAGTTCGATCTCCAGTGAGGACTCGAACAACAACAACAAGCAACAACAACATTTTTCAAGCACCACTAACATGGTGGCTTTGCCATGTTTAAATTGTCATCTTCTTGTAATCCTCCCCAAATCCTCCCCTGCTTGTCCTAATTGCAAGTATGTCCACTCTTTCCCTACATTGCAACCTACCAAGTGTCCCAATACCTTAAGTCTCTTAAACTAA